The following DNA comes from Cellulophaga sp. HaHa_2_95.
GCTTCGAGTATTTACCTGAAAATTTCGGTAAACTCCATCAATTGGAGAAAATCAATTTTGGGAATGGTCAATTAAAATACCTACCGGAATCTTTTGGTGAGCTAAGAAGATTGGAGTGGTTAAGTGTTGATGGAAATAACCTGGAAGAACTACCAAGAACAATTGGTTTGCTGCATAGCTTAACTTTTCTAGACCTTAGTTATAATAAGATAAGCAGCTTCCCAAGTTCGTTTTTTAAATTACATAGGGAAAGTTTGGAAATTTGGTTCACTGGCAATTTATATACGGAAGAAACTAAAGTACTCCTCAAGAATGCTTTTCCGGGTATTGATGAGGATGAATTGGAAGAAGAAGATCCTGAATTAGAAGAATATAAGGACCTAGAAGATACCTTTGGATCTCCACCGAATAAATCAATGGCTTCAGAATTAGGTACTGCTGGTTCTGAGAAGAATAACGGCTGTAGTGCGTTAGCACTGTTCATTGGAGGAATAATTTTTTTAGGTGGAATAGTATTTTATACCGTAGTGCTACGTAAAAAAGATCCTATCATAGAAGCTCATAATGAAGCTGTAGAAGCCTATAATGAGGTGGTGACTAGTTATGAGTTGCAACGAGATGTTATCCTTAAAAAAAACAAGACAATTTTGGTCTATACCAATGATACAAGCTTATTAGAAGCACATATTAGTCCTAATATAGAGGTATACGAAAACCCGTATGCTCCGTCATACACTAACATACAATCTAAAACAGAGGCACTTGTAGAACTATTGAATGACAAGAGTTTAGGGTACCAGGTATTATTGGATAATGGACGGGTACAACTAATACAAGCATATTTCTATGACTCAGTATTCCCACCAAAAACCATGAAAAAATACCGTCTTTTGGCAGATTACAAAATGTCAGCTAGGGAAAAAGAATATAAGAAAAAGAGTATGGTTAAGCATCCTTATATGGAATCTATTAAGAAAACGGATACGGTATATAATACGCAAGGGGCGGTGCTTAGCCATGAGGAACTCGTTAATAGAAAAATGAATTCAGGGATTCATAGGTTAATGGCACCGTTAATAGATTTAGATAATGAGGAATACTATTTTTATTTTTCGCCATATGATAATAATTATTCCAAGCAAGAGTTTTTAGAAGCCATTGAAGATTTCAAGGTTATGTTTCTAAAAGAGCACAAAAAGAAAGATTTAGGCACCGTGCGAGAGATCGTTATAAAAATTAATTGATATGAAATACCTGACCCTAGCAATGCTATCTTTTTTATTTTTTTGTCATGTGATACTACAACAATGAGTTTTGAAATCATGAATCATCCAGAGGTGTTATTTAATACAGCTGTAAACCCAAGAAATCTCACTCTAAAGGATATTAAAATCGGGGATTCCGTTACTATTTTTGATAAAAGTAAGATAAACATTCGTGTATTAAATTATGAATCTCAAGAGGATAAAAAGGCGAAAGAAATAGATTTTTCTTTGACTAAAGATATAAATGTATCCTATGAAAAAGGATATTATTTTGTTTTAAATTACGGCAGGGTGCAGTCTTTCCTATTGAGTGGTACAGCTTTAAATGCTTACAAAAACATTTCAAAGGAAGATATAGAGCGTGTTTTTGGTAAAGCGGATAAAATAACCATAACTGATGATTGGGATAGTGGAGAGTTAACCTCAACGAGCTATCTGTATTTTGATAGAAATATGGAAATCTATTATCGTGATGATATTAGAAAAGGAATTTGGTCTATAAGTATCGGTAATTTGCCTCGAAAGGATCTACTATTAATTGAAGATGAAAAAGAAAAACTTGAAATAACAAGCTTGGATCTTTCAAATTCAAATCTAGCTGAAGTACCAGAAATCATTAAGGATTTTAAAAATTTAAAAGTATTAAAATTATCCAAGAATTCTATCTCAAAGCTCCCAAATTGGATAGGGTCACTAAAGCATTTAGAAACATTAGAAATAGAACTAAACAAATTAGAAGGTTTACCTGAAGATATCGGGAAACTGAGTAAGCTTGAAACCATATGGTTAAGTAATAACAACATTAAAGAGCTGCCAGATTCTTTTTGTGATCTAAAATCCTTAACAACACTCTCCATTGAAAATAACGAACTTTCTCATTTACCAAAGAACATAGGAAACCTATCTAATTTAGAATTTCTTTTTGCGACGGATAATAGCTTATATGATATTCCTGAATCTATAGGGAATATGAAAAACCTTTATTATTTATTTCTAGAGAAAAACAGATTAAAAGATTTGCCTGCAGACATACAGCATTGTAAAAAATTACATAAGCTACGCTTAACAAAGAATTATATTTTAGAAGAAAATAAAGCGAAAATAGATAGTTTAACAAGTTGTAGCCCTTGGTTTGATTTAAACTCTGTTAAAGCTATAAAGTTTAAAAATTTAAAAGATACTATTATCGCTGTAGATGGTGTTTATTATTACGTGAAATAAAGGAATAAAATTTTAGCTATGGCTTAGATAAGTCTGTTTCGTAAATTGCTACAGAAGCCCTAACTGCATTATGATAATAGAAAAATAACCACAGGCAGTAGTTTACTTCTAGCCTTGACGTAAAGATTAAGGACTGTAATCATTTTATTTTGAGTTGTTCTCTAGCTTTTTCGACTATTACTTTTTTTTAGTTTTATAGTCCGTAGCCCACATTTTTGATGTTTTATGTAAAAAATTAACTACACGCTAACATTTTGCTATTAATTAGTTCTTAGTTTTAGAGCTCAGTTAATTACTAAAAACTACCAGATACCTATGAAAACCAGATTACATCTATTTTTTACATTATTTTTAGTATTATCTGCAACTGCACAAACAACCAATGAAGAATCGCGTACATTATATCAAACACTAGTTAGTGGTACCGTCGTAGAAGCGGCGAGTAATGCACCTTTAAGTTATGCATATATTACCATAGGTGAGGTTGGTCTAGGAACAGTGACGGATGGTGATGGGAATTTTGAGATTACTATTCCTAATAAGTATGACGCTTATCCCATTAAAATCACCTATTTGGGCTTTGAAGATTTACAATTTACAGTAGCAGATTTTAGAACTAGAAGTGGCCAAATTATTCAGATGACATCCGAAGCCGTTGCTTTAAATGAAATTGTATTAAAGCCAGAGAAAATGCCTAGTGCAAAGGCTTTATTAAAGAAAGTTATAAAAAAAATTCCAACAAATTATACAGATACGCCAGCTAATATTACCGGTTATTATCGGGAAACTATGAAAGAAAATGGGGTGTATATTAAGTATTCAGATGCTGTGTGTACCTACTATGAGACACCCTATACGAACGCAAACTACAAGTGGAAAGACTATCAAAATCCGTTTGATCTGTTGGGTAATGGGATGTTAAACTTTGATACAAACTCTTTACACAGAATTCATTTTCATCACAAAACTTTAAAAGAAGAACAGGTACATATTGTAAAGGCAAGAGCTAGTAGTAGCTTAAGTAAGAAAGAATTTCATGCCAATATAGAAGGTGGCCCCTTAGGATTACTTGCTAGAAATAGGGTAAAATACCAAGAGAGTTTTTTAGGAAAGAAAGCTAGCCGTGATTTTAACTTTACGGTTTCAGAGGAGCTAGATGAAACAGGTACGTATGTCTACGTATTAGATTTCCATACTAAAACCACTAAGGCTCAATTGGATGCTATTGAAACGGCTTCAAACAGACGCCAATGGCGTACTGCTAATAATCGTAAATTATTAAAAGGCAGAATTTATATTGATAGAGAAGACCTAGCTATTTTGCGCTATGAGTGTGCCGTGCCCAATGATCTTAAGCAATATTTTTGTGGTTATGATTATAATCAAGTGAAACATTTTGACTATAAATTAGATGTGCGATTTAAGAAAAGAGAGGGCAAGTATCTCATAGCTGCCATGAGACATGAAGATGAGTTTATTTATAAAGACAGTATCAGTCAAGCCACTACGTATTATTCCGCCATTTCAGAATTCAAAACCACAGGAACCTATACTAAAGACATAAAGAAATTTTCTGAAGAAGAAAATTTTGCCAATACTATGTCTAATCAGTTGTATGAATTGCCATTGGATTATGATGCTGATTTTTGGCAAGTTTACAGCGAGAATAATGCCATAGCCGCAATAGATACCATTATCAGGAGGGATATGGAAAAAGAGGCGCCTTTGGAGCAGCAATTTAGAGATAAACACATCCGGAATGATGCTATGCCAGCGCCTATAGCAAAAATAGTACCTTCAAGTTTTAAAATTCATGGTGAGAACTATACTGATAACTATGCATGGCTAAAAGATACGCAAGCACCTAGCAATAATACCGCTGTGATGGAATATTTGCGCCAAGAAAATAAGTACACCGCTAATTATAACATTCCACTTAAAAGAGCACAACGAACTATTTATAAAGAATTGATAAAAGGGGTAGAAGAAAATAGTACTTCATTGCCAATTAGAGAAAATGGATACCTGTATTATAGCGCATTTACAGAAGAAGATGAGCACCCTATTTATTATAGAAAAGCGGTTGAAAATGATACGGTAGTAGAAAAATTATTAGATGTTACTATAGAAGCAAAAGACAAAGCTTATTACAATGCAGGTATTGGGGCGGTTAGCCCAAACAACCAATTTATTAGTATCTATGAAAATACTACGGGTAAAGATGCCTATGTTTTAAAAATTAAGGATCTAAAAACCCAAACATATTTAGCAGATTCCATTGCTCAAATCGGATCAATGGTTTGGTTGGATAATGCTAGTTTTCTGTATGTGAATAGGGACGAAAAAACATTAAATTCTTCCAAAGTATTACGTCATGTGTTAGGTACAGCGCCTGAAAATGATGTAATAGTATACCAAGAAGAAGATCCTAGTTTTAGCGTTAGCATTCAAAAATCAAAGTCCAAGGAATATATTTTTTTGAATACCGGAAGTAGTACCACTTCGGAGAATTGGTATTTAGAAACCAAAGAACCTATGGGCGCCTTTAAAGTTATTCAGCCGCGGGAAAAGAACCATATCTACGGTACAGCTCAACACAAGGAGCTATTCTATATAATTACCAATAAAGAAGCCTTAAATTATAAAGTAGTTGCTGCTCCTATTCATAGTCCTTCTGCAGAAAATTGGGTAGATATAATTCCGCACCAAACAGGAGTATTAATCCAAGATTTTCAATTATTTGACGACTATTTGGTGATTAATGAAAAAGAAAAAGCTCAAGGGCGAATTAAAGTTTTAGACTTAGCGACTAAAAACAGTCACTTTCTAAAATTAGACGAGGAATTTTACAATGTAACTCTAGGATACAATCCAGATTTTAAAACGGATAGTTTACAGTTTAACTACAGCTCTTTTGAAACGCCGCTGACTACGTTTAATTATCATATGAAGACCAAAGAAAAGCGCATGGTGAAACAGCATAGTAAGCCTATTACACTTCCGTATTTTAAATATGTAGTTGAACGTAAATGGGTAACGGCTAAAGATGGAAAACAAATTCCGCTAACACTCATTAGTAGCAAATGGCGCGCTAAAAGAAAAGGAGATAATTATAAAGTATACCTAAGCTCTTATGGTGCCTATGGAGCCGGACAAGATATAGCCAGTGGCCCAAAAGTGCACCATCTGGTCAACGCAGGTTTTGTTTATGCTATAGCACATGTTAGAGGAGGAAATGATTTAGGGAATGAGTGGTATGAAGACGGGAAACTGTTTCATAAAAAAAATACTTTTTCAGATTTTATAGCCTGCGCAGAGTATTTAATTGAAAATAATTATGCGAAGGAAGGTAGTATTGTGGCAGAAGGAGCTAGTGCCGGTGGTTTACTAATGGGGGCTGTGGTAAATTAACGGCCAGAATTGTTTAAAACCGTACTATTAGATGTGCCATTTGTAGATGTTGTAAATACCATGCTCGATGAAACATTGCCATTAACCATTGGAGAATATGATGAGTGGGGTAACCCTCAGAATAAAAAGCAGTATGGCTATATTAAGTCTTATAGCCCGTATGATAATGTAAAAGCACAAGCTTATCCTAACCTCTTATTTTTTACGGGGCTTAATGATACTAGAGTCGGGTATTGGGAACCTGCCAAAATGGTGGCTAAACTTAGAGCTACTAAAACAGATGACCATATACTATTACTTAAAACAGATTTTTCTAGCGGCCATAGCGGTGGTTCTGGGCGCTTTTCAGGTTATCGAGACAGTGCTTACAAATTAGCTTTGATTTATGATTTAAATAAGCCTAAGGAAGTAGACAAGTAAAAGTACAGGTACTGCAGATCCACTAGGAATTTAGGGATAAATTAAGATTATTTTTAACCCTATCCTGAAAGAGAGAATACAATAATTTTCCAATGGCTATAACCATTCAAATTAGCCACTAGAAGTTACTTCCTTTTCATCCCAAATAATAGTCTAGGAATTTTGAAGGGATAAATTAGCAGCCTATATATAAGTATGATTACAGGAAAAGAAGTTATTAGAAGTATGGCAATTTTAGCGACAATAGGGAGTTCTAATTGGATGATGTAATAACCCAGAATGACGATGATGGTTTGGTGTAAGATGTAAAACGGGTAAATGGCCTCATTGCATTTTTGTAGGAATCTACTCTTTTTATGGAACCAAATTTGTCCATAACCCAGTACTGTCGTTATGAGTGTCCAGCTTACTAATCCGCACACTAGATACCACACGTTCCACCTTGCGTTAATAGAAAGATATGGCGATATATAGGCATTCGGCAACAAGTAATAGCCGTAAAATATGACCGTACTTAAGATAAAAGCTATCGCGTTAAATTTCCGGTACGCCTTTAGGTGGGTCCAACTTGTACTTGAGGTGGCAAATAGCATTCCCGCTACCAAAAAGAAGCCGTAATAAAAGGTAGAGGAGAGGTTTGTAATAGCTTTAGAATCGCTCGGGTAGATTTGCTTTAGAAGTATTGTAATGATCACTAATGGAAGGACCCAAAGTAAGATGCCATATTTTTTAGCCGAAATACTATTCAAAAATCTCATAACACTATCCGATTTAGGAGATTTCAGGAACAGAATTAGCGGAATAAGTACAACAGAATACACGAAGAGGTTTTCAATAAACCATAAATGGTTGGTTTCAAAGGCGCCACTTTTATAAACATCTAGATAGGAACCATAGCTAGCTATATGTTCATAATAGGTTTGTGGCGGAACAATAAACAAGACCCCAAAAATAAGAGGAATGATTAACCGAATACTGCGCTCCTTTAAAAACTGACGCCATGTTCTTTTAGAAAAAGCATATATGGTTCCGCTTCCAGAGATTAGAAAAAGGAGCGGCAATCTAAATTGCTCAAAGAAAACCATGATATCATCCAAAAGCTTACTGGAATCTGTATTCATGATGTGAAAAGTATCGCCATTAAATGGCATCCCTATATGGTGCAGGTATACTGCAAGTATGGCAATAACACGAAACCAATCTAAATCATACAAACGTTTTTTTTCTTTCAAATCCTTGTTTTTATGTTTTGCAAACAAACCTAAAAACTAATTTGAATGATTTTTTTGATTTGTGATGGCGTACACGCAAATGTGACGAAATACAAGGACTTGTGATTACAATTTAGAATACACGGCATTAAAGCGCGCAATAGTAGAACGCGAAACGGGGATTGTAGTAGCGCAGTTTTTCAAGGTTAATTGGTATCCTTGCGCATTGCCAGCAATAGTTTCAATAGCTTCTAAATGTACCAGATAAGAACGGTGTGTTTTAAAGACTTGGGGAGCCATGGGTGTTAGTTGTTCTTCTAATTCTTTAAGCGTGATACGAAGTAGTGTTTTATGAACTGCAGAAGCGGAATGCGTAAATACTTCGGTATAATTACTTTCTACTTTAGCAAATAGAAATTGGCTGCTTTGCAGTTTAAAAATCTCTTGGGAGGTTGAATCTTTGATGGAAATAAGCCTGTTGTACGCAGCTTTGGTTTGCTTCTCAGGCAGCTGTTGTGCGCTGTGCTTATGCTTATGTATTAGCCGCTCTAGATTTAAGGGGAGCACAATAATTATTAACAGGAACCCTACTAAAAAGGTATTCCGTATTTCTTCCCAAAAATAGGTGAAAGACCGATTATCTGGGTTGGTGTAAATAAAATCCCGAATTAAAAAACTGGCTAGACCTATAAGTAATAAGATTATAGCGAGGTGAAAAAGTTCTTTACCGAGTGTCCACTTTGTATCTTCTTTTATGGTGCTATCTACTGTTTTTAAATAGCAAAATGCTATAGGCAAGGGAATAACAGCATGTACGAGTAGTATGGCTATAGAATTAATTTTGTGCTCTGCTACATTCACTACAAAAGGTTCAAAAAAGTACGAGAAGCCAAAACTTAAGACAGAAATAAGCAACAACAAAAAAAACAGTCTTTTGGTTTTGCCATAGTAATACAGGTAAGGTGTTGTAAGGTACTTCTTAAATTTTGTAAATATATCCTTCATCTATGTGCTAAAATACTTTTTTATAGCAACAATAATAGGAGGGGAGAAATTTCTTTTTTCTGCCTTTGAATTGTGGTAGCTTCAGGCTTCCCATCATCAAATTCTATTTTAGGAAAAGGGGTAGGTTTTAGTGCAAAAAGGCGAACAAAACTAGCCGCAGCACTAATATCAAATACTTCATCATGATCGGCTTCAGATTTACGAGAAAGCCTACGTAAACCCGCTACCTTGGTTAGCAGAATTAAAGTTACATAAAACGGAGCAACGAGACGTTAAGTGCTTTTCATTTGAAGCACTTAACAATATTTATTTTAGAAATTTGGCAGCTATTTATAAAAAAAAATTATTTGATACATTCTTCACAAGTACCTTGTATTAAAACTTGAGATACTAAGATTTTACGATTTGGTATTTCGGAAATCGTGACAGGTACCTTTAAACAATCTACCTTACCACAATTAAGGCATTGAAAATGAGGATGTAGATCCTGATGCTCCTTGGCCGTACACCCATAGCATTTTGCATACCACTTTAATCCGTCTTTCCCTAAAAAGGAATGTAGAACACCATCATCTTCTAATTTATCCAATACACGATAGATAGTGGTTTTATTAAATGTCGTGCGTAGTTGATCAATAAGTGTTTTCGCAGAAATTGCCACCGCACGGGTATTAAATTCGTTCAGTAGTACCTCTACAGCTTTTGTTTTTCTGATCACTCCCATAAAACAAATATAACGCAACGGAGTTGCAATAACAAATATTATTTCTACATTTGCAACTCAGTTGTAATAATAATTAAATAGAATGATCGTATTAAAACAGAAAGCAGATATTCTTGGAACTTTGGCAAGTAGCTTGTGCCTTGTACATTGTATGGCCACGCCATTTCTTTTTATGGCTCAAGCGGGTTCAGTTTTCTGTTGTGAGGATCCTCCAGCATGGTGGAAATTTATGGACTATTTATTTTTGGCTATTTCATTTGTTGCCATTCAATGGTCTACAAAAACCACAACAATTAAATGGCTGGCACCAGCGCTTTGGCTAAGTTGGTTGGTATTGTCTGCAATACTATTAAATGAAAAACTAGAACTAATAGCCTTACCAGAACCAGTCGTTTATATACCTGCTATTGCCTTGGTCTCACTGCACTTGTATAATAGAAAACACTGTAAATGTAATGTTGATAAATGTTGTGTAAATAATGGATAAGAGTCAAGTAGAAATTACGGGAGATAATCACATCATAAAGCGCACCAACTCAGCGAAGGGCAATTATAACGTTTAGGTATTGCATCTGCCATCTTACACGAACCAAGTTTAATTTTGGCAGATGAACCAACATCTAACTTAGATGATGAAAACTGTAAGATTGTAATAGCACGCACTATTGATAGCGCAAGCTAAAAAAAACTAAGACAAAACTGTTAACTAGAAACTTCATGGGCAGATTTAGCTAAAGTAACATACACAGATAAGTTTTTCACTTCGTATGATGACTCTTTCTTATACCCTGAATTTTCAGGATCCGTAAAAGATTTGGAAGGAAAACAAATAAACAAGCTGTAAAGGCAAGTTGGAAGAGTAATTATGGGTTTAGAGCGATATTTTTCTGCTAGAGAGTTGTAAATCACTCCTATAATTTTATTCTAATTTTTTTTAAAGGTTGGTCCTTTTTCTACGACCAATGAAAATCTAGGAATATGCTTTCCAAATAAGCAGTAGTATCCTAGAAAGGAAATATCCTTTAAAGAATTAGTACACACAATTAATTTAAATATAGTAGCCTTATGAAGCTGAACGAGATCCTTTTAAATGAGTTTACCGATGAAATGAATATAACAAGAAAATTTTTGAATGCTGTTTCAGAAGATTTGTTTGAATTTACACCACATGAAAAATCAAAAAAAATGGGGGAATTGGTAAACCATATCTTACCTATTTCTAGTTGGGTGCCTGCAATTACTCAGAGCTCAGAGTTAGATTGGAGTACTGCAACGCCTCCAACCATATTAAATTCTAAAGCGGATATTCTAAAACAGTTTGAGGCAAATATTGGCATAGGAGAAAAAGCTTTAGAAGCTACAAATAATGATCAATTAATGGAATCGTGGATCATGAGAAAGGCCGATACCGTTATGTTTTCTGGCACCAAAGAAACCGCTATTCGCAAGTTTGTATTGAGTCATACAGTACACCACAGAGCACAACTAGGCCTTTATTTACGTCTTAACAATCTAAAGGTTCCTGCAACTTATGTAGCATCGGCCGATGAAGTGCTGTTTTAAAAAAATCAGTGCAAAAAATTCTTAAACTATAAAAAACACCCTTCTCTGTACGTTACAAACAAGGGTGTTTTTGATGTATAGCAAAATGCGAGCGGACATTTCAAACGCCCTAGCATCTGTAGTAATTTTTACAGTTTTCTGTCGGCTTCCTCTATTTTAAGGTCATTGATGCTTGCGAATCTTTTTGTCATCAATCCATCGTCGTCAAATTCCCAGTTTTCGTTGCCGTAGGCTCTAAACCATTGTCCGCTTAGATCTCTATATTCATACTCAAATCTAACCGCCATTCGGTTGTTTCTAAATCCCCAGAGTTCTTTTTTAAGGGTATAGTCCAATTCGTTTTCCCATTTATGAGCAAGAAAAGTTTCAACTTCTTGGCGTCCATTGATAAAACTGGTTCTATTGCGCCATTCGGTATCCTTAGAATACGCCATAGCCACTTTTGAGGGGTCTTTACTATTCCAAGCATCTTCTGCTAATTGTACTTTTTCCTTGGCTGTTTTTTCGTTGTAAGGGGGTAGCGGATATTTCTTTTCCATAGTTACTTCGTTTTTAACCGACAGCACTTATATGAGTGTATCATATATTTTATGTTGCGAAGAGACTCCAGCTGCTCCTTTTTTAATATAATTATTGTTTTGATGGGCATCTATGAGCCTAGATTTTACAGTATCGGCTAATTGCATTTCTAATAATTTTTTTAATTGTAAATGAATCTCGTTATCTAGAATAGGAGTGATCACTTCTATTCTATGGTCTAAATTACGAGTCATCCAATCTGCGGAACCAAGAAACATTTTTTCTTTACCATTATTGCCAAATACATAGAGTCTACCGTGTTCTAAGAACCGGTCTACGATACTGGTGATCACAATATGTTCACTCTGACCTTTAATTCCTGGAACCAAGCAGCAAATACCCCGGATCAATAATCTTATTTTTACCCCTGCATTGCTGGCTTTATAGAGTAACTTAATCATTTCTGGATCTTGAAGGCTATTTAATTTTAAGGTGATATACGCTTCTTTACCTGCTATTGCATTTTCAATTTCGGTTTCTATTAAGGCAGAAAATTTACTTCGGGTGGTAAACGGTGATACTAAAAGTTGTTTAGATTTCGGGATAATGATTTGTCCTTCTAAGACTTGAAATACTTGACAGAGTTCTCCGGTAATTTTAGGGTTTACCGTCATTAACCCAAAATCTGTATATATTTCTGAGGTCTTTTCATTAAAATTACCCGTACTGATATATCCATAAATAAGGGACGCATTTTCTTCTTTACGGGAGATATATAGAATTTTAGAATGTACTTTTATCCCAGGATAGCTGTACACGACCTTCGCACCATTTTCTTCTAAAATTTTGCCCCATTTTATATTGTTTTCTTCGTCAAATCGTGCCTTTGTTTCTATAAATACAAACACATCCTTTCCGTTTTTAGCAGCATTTAAAAGGGCCTTTGCTACCAGCGAATCTTTTGAAATACGATATAGGGTAATTTTAATGGTTGTTACAAGAACATCATTAGAAGCCTCGTCTAACAATTGCAATACGGGATCGTAAGATTGGTAGGGAAAAGACAACAGTCTGTCTTTAGTTTTAATCGCTTCAAACATAGTAGCATACTCTGCAAATTCCTTAGCGACTAGGGGAGGGAGTTTTGGAAAAGATAATTTTTTTGTGGTTGGGTTAGGAAAGCCAAAGAGGTCTTTAAAATTATGGTAGATACCGCCTTTCATAACGTCTGTATCATTAATATCTAAAACCTGATTTAATTTTAGGTGTAGGCTTTTTGGCATGGCTTCATCAATTAAAGCTCTTGTGACCTGACCACTAGTTCTATTGGGTAAGGCATCTTTAATCTTCTCTAACAAATTACCAGAATATTCATTTTCTATGTATAATTCTGCGTCTCTTGATATTTTTATACTATAAAAATCTTGATGATACACCGTTTGTAAATGGTGCTTTAAAATATCATCTACAAAAGCAATAGTATGGAAGTCTCCTGAAGAAGGAAGTACTATAAATCGTGGTGTGTCTTCATTAATTTTCACCCAAATAAGCGTTTCATCTTCTAATTGAGAAACCAAATACAAGGCTTCATTTTCTAAAAAAGGTTTGTTTTTCCCCACACTCAAAGATTGGGAAGGTTGTATTTTTTCTTCGTAATATTTTTTACTAAAAGCCTGCTGCGCTTCGTTAAATTCTTCATACGATAAGAGATGAATACCTTCCTGTTGTAATTCAGGAATAATTTCGGCAAAGAAGATGCGTCCAAACTCTTTTTGAGCGAGCTGTACTTGTTTTTTAATTTCGCGTAATAACTTATTAGGTTTTGTAATTAAGCGTTTTCTAAGGGGCTTATCTAACTGCTTTATTTTTCTAATGTCTGAAACTCTGACTTTAAAAAATTCATCTAAATTAGAAGAAAATATGGCCAAAAATTTAATACGCTCATACAAAGGATTTCT
Coding sequences within:
- a CDS encoding leucine-rich repeat domain-containing protein; translation: MSFEIMNHPEVLFNTAVNPRNLTLKDIKIGDSVTIFDKSKINIRVLNYESQEDKKAKEIDFSLTKDINVSYEKGYYFVLNYGRVQSFLLSGTALNAYKNISKEDIERVFGKADKITITDDWDSGELTSTSYLYFDRNMEIYYRDDIRKGIWSISIGNLPRKDLLLIEDEKEKLEITSLDLSNSNLAEVPEIIKDFKNLKVLKLSKNSISKLPNWIGSLKHLETLEIELNKLEGLPEDIGKLSKLETIWLSNNNIKELPDSFCDLKSLTTLSIENNELSHLPKNIGNLSNLEFLFATDNSLYDIPESIGNMKNLYYLFLEKNRLKDLPADIQHCKKLHKLRLTKNYILEENKAKIDSLTSCSPWFDLNSVKAIKFKNLKDTIIAVDGVYYYVK
- a CDS encoding LytTR family DNA-binding domain-containing protein, with translation MKDIFTKFKKYLTTPYLYYYGKTKRLFFLLLLISVLSFGFSYFFEPFVVNVAEHKINSIAILLVHAVIPLPIAFCYLKTVDSTIKEDTKWTLGKELFHLAIILLLIGLASFLIRDFIYTNPDNRSFTYFWEEIRNTFLVGFLLIIIVLPLNLERLIHKHKHSAQQLPEKQTKAAYNRLISIKDSTSQEIFKLQSSQFLFAKVESNYTEVFTHSASAVHKTLLRITLKELEEQLTPMAPQVFKTHRSYLVHLEAIETIAGNAQGYQLTLKNCATTIPVSRSTIARFNAVYSKL
- a CDS encoding acyltransferase → MKEKKRLYDLDWFRVIAILAVYLHHIGMPFNGDTFHIMNTDSSKLLDDIMVFFEQFRLPLLFLISGSGTIYAFSKRTWRQFLKERSIRLIIPLIFGVLFIVPPQTYYEHIASYGSYLDVYKSGAFETNHLWFIENLFVYSVVLIPLILFLKSPKSDSVMRFLNSISAKKYGILLWVLPLVIITILLKQIYPSDSKAITNLSSTFYYGFFLVAGMLFATSSTSWTHLKAYRKFNAIAFILSTVIFYGYYLLPNAYISPYLSINARWNVWYLVCGLVSWTLITTVLGYGQIWFHKKSRFLQKCNEAIYPFYILHQTIIVILGYYIIQLELPIVAKIAILLITSFPVIILIYRLLIYPFKIPRLLFGMKRK
- a CDS encoding MerC domain-containing protein is translated as MIVLKQKADILGTLASSLCLVHCMATPFLFMAQAGSVFCCEDPPAWWKFMDYLFLAISFVAIQWSTKTTTIKWLAPALWLSWLVLSAILLNEKLELIALPEPVVYIPAIALVSLHLYNRKHCKCNVDKCCVNNG
- a CDS encoding Fur family transcriptional regulator; protein product: MGVIRKTKAVEVLLNEFNTRAVAISAKTLIDQLRTTFNKTTIYRVLDKLEDDGVLHSFLGKDGLKWYAKCYGCTAKEHQDLHPHFQCLNCGKVDCLKVPVTISEIPNRKILVSQVLIQGTCEECIK
- a CDS encoding nuclear transport factor 2 family protein; protein product: MEKKYPLPPYNEKTAKEKVQLAEDAWNSKDPSKVAMAYSKDTEWRNRTSFINGRQEVETFLAHKWENELDYTLKKELWGFRNNRMAVRFEYEYRDLSGQWFRAYGNENWEFDDDGLMTKRFASINDLKIEEADRKL
- a CDS encoding DinB family protein, which produces MKLNEILLNEFTDEMNITRKFLNAVSEDLFEFTPHEKSKKMGELVNHILPISSWVPAITQSSELDWSTATPPTILNSKADILKQFEANIGIGEKALEATNNDQLMESWIMRKADTVMFSGTKETAIRKFVLSHTVHHRAQLGLYLRLNNLKVPATYVASADEVLF
- a CDS encoding leucine-rich repeat domain-containing protein is translated as MAYEKEKKDVLDLSNQNLKEVPKSILKNLKLRELNLSDNQLTELPDFITELKYLEVLHLRGNNFTSAPELLLQFRYLKTLSLSENQLEIIPESFSALTNLKELDFGANPLVEFPQWIDKLYALRDLAIFSLKLKQVPEVVTRIKYLEVLSLDGNQLESLPENFANLRYLKELWAADNCFEYLPENFGKLHQLEKINFGNGQLKYLPESFGELRRLEWLSVDGNNLEELPRTIGLLHSLTFLDLSYNKISSFPSSFFKLHRESLEIWFTGNLYTEETKVLLKNAFPGIDEDELEEEDPELEEYKDLEDTFGSPPNKSMASELGTAGSEKNNGCSALALFIGGIIFLGGIVFYTVVLRKKDPIIEAHNEAVEAYNEVVTSYELQRDVILKKNKTILVYTNDTSLLEAHISPNIEVYENPYAPSYTNIQSKTEALVELLNDKSLGYQVLLDNGRVQLIQAYFYDSVFPPKTMKKYRLLADYKMSAREKEYKKKSMVKHPYMESIKKTDTVYNTQGAVLSHEELVNRKMNSGIHRLMAPLIDLDNEEYYFYFSPYDNNYSKQEFLEAIEDFKVMFLKEHKKKDLGTVREIVIKIN